The following coding sequences lie in one Anoplolepis gracilipes chromosome 4, ASM4749672v1, whole genome shotgun sequence genomic window:
- the Hipk gene encoding uncharacterized protein Hipk isoform X5 yields the protein MYDMFIQTQQTSSVNGSSSSSSSSSSNNTVHHHSKKRKLDYNVSQPVIQHALVQSTSDYQLDNTGLQQRYSVNGANTAFSSLHNNNALQKSSPNQQTLVRASTIKLLDTYQRCGQKRKTWSREGNGDGLAVHSANATNAVGSTVVSQHHTQQQQQQLQQQQQQQQHNKQTSMTAHSKQVANAANGNGGGSNPQGDGDYHLVQHEVLYSMTNQYEVLEFLGRGTFGQVVKCWKKGTNEIVAIKILKNHPSYARQGQIEVSILSRLSQENADEFNFVRAYECFQHKSHTCLVFEMLEQNLYDFLKQNKFSPLPLKYIRPILQQVLTALLKLKQLGLIHADLKPENIMLVDPHRQPYRVKVIDFGSASHVSKAVCNTYLQSRYYRAPEIILGLPYCEAIDMWSLGCVVAELFLGWPLYPGSSEYDQIRYISQTQGLPTEHMLNNASKTTKFFYRDMDSTYPFWRLKTPEEHEAETGIKSKEARKYIFNCLDDIGQVNVPTDLDGGQLLPEKADRREFIDLLKRMLTMDQVERRITPGEALNHAFVTLAHLVDYAHCNNVKASVQMMEVCRRAGDFTASPAHHQAPPAPQPPPTSLVANFVPTTNGSAVTLTFNNQLTNQVQRLVREHRTAQTGYDNLYQIYSNSSRRATQYSGSSSGSNSGRNGVHDFPHQLVPSILCPPPGYQTMPSPAKHVVVAQPPQPQQAPLQIQPSIISQQAVAAAAAAAQQQYAAVPVSMVETGRQMLLTTSWPGGSRQMAAIVPSWQQLPPQHAAIQQPLLSDAGDWGRPLIVDSSAILQDQRPVFPVTEVYNASALVEHPSQSWGKRTVTKHHHHVTVPQQTQHRHEHKKETQQLSPVKKRVKESTPPSSMRRHSPTSSSHWQEQPVQSHHHSSKHSSSSHNVEHQPIVSVRQQTITIDDTPSPAVSVITISDSEDEAPGKCCGDRQCSACQSLATRLSGDGRPVREEVIRSTQSTPRVVQIQQSTHTSSQQHTNGHVSHSSSSSSHRTQRKNVISCVTVGDSDGEASPSRTHAHLYQHIPQHPQHQQTTQLIKHEPQQQHHVSSSSSGYSSQSQKKRLLAKVQSECNMVNVATKPEPGVEYLAPHPCHAPACKEPPTYQDDVYDMHDHFLQYVTTSSAHPHLQEQHIVYTTGTDKRVSWPGKRAEYKHEYVQPPAAHSRDHQKWVVANPVHQYRQSQVVGTAAHPGHTHSHHGHPAHLSPGGSGGGRSPAGSSVIGSAQHLGQPLYQEYAHVRSRAHAVPPPVYVTAAPSQAATAIQQQQVPTYQGFTPGSSPLTLYDSSRALPPPAHHSSARPLLASHAAHPLPAHMQPTAVYGLAPLSPAKHQYQPSGLWFTE from the exons ATGTATGACATGTTCATCCAAACACAGCAGACGAGTAGCGTCAacggcagcagcagcagcagcagcagcagcagcagtaaCAACACCGTTCACCACCACAGCAAGAAACGCAAGTTGGACTACAACGTTAGCCAGCCGGTAATCCAGCACGCATTGGTCCAATCGACCAGCGACTACCAATTGGACAATACCGGTCTGCAACAACGATACTCCGTGAACGGTGCTAATACCGCATTTAGCTCGCTGCACAACAATAATGCGCTGCAGAAGAGTAGTCCGAACCAGCAGACCCTGGTACGAGCCTCGACGATCAAGCTCTTAGACACGTACCAACGCTGTGGCCAGAAG AGAAAAACTTGGTCGAGGGAGGGTAATGGTGACGGCCTGGCAGTCCACTCCGCCAACGCGACGAATGCGGTGGGTAGTACTGTAGTGTCGCAGCACCATACCcaacagcaacaacagcagctgcaacaacaacagcagcagcaacagcacaACAAGCAGACGAGTATGACAGCGCATAGCAAGCAAGTGGCCAATGCGGCCAACGGAAACGGCGGTGGCAGCAATCCCCAAGGGGACGGGGATTATCATTTGGTGCAGCATGAGGTCCTATATTCCATGACCAACCAGTACGAAGTTCTCGAATTTCTTGGCAGAGGTACTTTCGGGCAG GTTGTAAAATGTTGGAAAAAAGGAACGAATGAAATAGTAgccattaaaattctaaagaaCCATCCATCGTACGCGCGCCAGGGTCAGATTGAG GTCTCCATCCTGTCTCGACTTAGTCAGGAAAATGCGGATGAGTTCAATTTCGTGCGCGCCTATGAATGCTTCCAACACAAGTCACACACCTGCTTGGTATTTGAAATGTTGGAGCAAAATCTCTACGATTTCTTGAAGCAGAATAAATTCTCCCCTCTACCCCTCAAATACATCAGGCCCATTCTCCAACAAGTATTGACCGCGCTGTTAAAATTAAAG CAATTAGGATTGATACATGCTGATTTGAAACCGGAGAACATTATGCTAGTAGATCCACATCGTCAACCGTATCGAGTGAAGGTCATCGATTTCGGATCAGCCTCGCATGTGTCTAAAGCCGTCTGTAACACCTACCTGCAGTCACGATACTACCGCGCGCCCGAGATCATACTGGGACTTCCGTATTGTGAAGCGATAGATATGTGGTCGCTCGGCTGTGTAGTTGCAGAATTGTTTTTGGGATGGCCTTTATACCCGGGTAGTTCCGAGTACGATCAAATTCGATATATAAGTCAAACGCAGGGCCTACCGACGGAACATATGTTGAACAACGCTAGTAAAACAACCAAATTCTTTTATCGGGACATGGACA gtaCATATCCATTTTGGCGGTTAAAGACACCAGAAGAACACGAAGCGGAGACTGGTATCAAATCCAAGGAAGcgaggaaatatatttttaattgcctTGACGATATCGGTCAGGTTAATGTACCGACTGATTTAGATGGCGGTCAACTCTTGCCAGAGAAAGCTGATAGGAGAGAGTTCATTGACCTCTTGAAGAGGATGCTTACAATGGACCAGGTA GAGCGCCGTATAACACCCGGCGAGGCACTGAACCATGCATTTGTCACTCTGGCACACTTAGTCGATTACGCTCACTGTAACAACGTCAAAGCTTCCGTCCAGATGATGGAGGTTTGTAGGCGCGCGGGAGATTTTACCGCGAGTCCTGCACATCATCAGGCTCCACCGGCGCCTCAACCACCTCCAACGTCTTTAGTAGCCAATTTTGTACCTACCACGAATGGCAGTGCGGTGACTCTCACCTTCAACAATCAATTGACCAATCAAGTGCAGCGATTAGTCAGAGAGCATCGCACCGCACAAACAGGATACGACAATCtg tatcaaatatatagtaaCAGCAGTAGACGAGCGACACAGTACAGCGGGTCGTCTAGCGGATCCAACAGTGGGCGAAATGGAGTGCACGACTTTCCGCACCAACTGGTGCCTAGTATATTGTGTCCACCGCCCGGATACCAGACGATGCCGAGTCCTGCAAAGCATGTAGTTGTTGCtcag CCACCGCAACCGCAACAAGCCCCTTTGCAGATTCAACCATCGATTATATCGCAGCAAGCCGTGGCCGCGGCAGCTGCAGCTGCTCAACAACAATACGCTGCGGTTCCTGTGTCTATGGTCGAAACTGGTCGACAAATGTTGCTTACT ACATCTTGGCCTGGTGGAAGTCGTCAAATGGCTGCGATCGTACCATCGTGGCAGCAATTGCCTCCGCAGCACGCAGCCATACAACAACCACTGCTCAGCGATGCTGGTGATTGGGGAAGGCCTCTTATCGTCGATAGCTCTGCTATTCTACAG GATCAGCGGCCGGTATTTCCTGTCACGGAGGTTTACAATGCTAGCGCACTCGTCGAGCATCCTTCGCAGAGCTGGGGCAAACGTACTGTCACTAAACATCATCATCATGTTACGGTACCACAGCAGACTCAACATAGACATGAACATAAGAAAGAGACGCAACAATTGAGTCCGGTGAAGAAGAGAGTTAAAGAGAGCACACCACCTAGTAGCATGCGACGACACTCGCCGACGTCGAGCAGTCATTGGCAGGAGCAGCCAGTGCAATCCCATCATCATAGTAGCAAGCACAGCAGTAGTAGTCACAATGTGGAGCATCAACCAATCGTTTCCGTGCGACAACAGACCATTACAATCGATGACACGCCTTCACCAGCCGTTTCCGTTATCACGATTAGTGATAGTGAAGATGAGGCGCCTGGAAAATG CTGCGGAGACCGTCAGTGCAGCGCCTGTCAAAGTTTGGCAACTCGCCTGTCGGGCGACGGACGTCCTGTCCGTGAAGAAGTCATACGAAg CACTCAGTCAACGCCGCGCGTTGTACAAATACAGCAGTCAACACACACGAGTAGTCAACAACACACGAACGGGCACGTTTCGCATAGCAGCAGTTCGTCGTCACATCGAACGCAACGTAAGAATGTCATCAGCTGTGTCACAGTAGGTGATAGCGACGGTGAAGCTAGTCCAAGCCGTACACATGCTCATTTATATCAACATATACCGCAACATCCGCAGCATCAACAGACCACACAGTTGATCAAGCATGAGCCGCAACAGCAACATCACGTTAGCAG cAGTAGCTCGGGATACTCTTCTCAGTCACAGAAAAAGCGGTTGTTGGCAAAGGTGCAATCCGAATGCAACATGGTGAACGTTGCGACAAAACCGGAACCCGGTGTCGAGTATCTTGCTCCACATCCGTGTCACGCGCCAGCTTGCAAAGAACCACCGACCTATCag gATGACGTCTATGACATGCATGACCACTTCTTGCAGTATGTGACCACGAGTAGTGCGCATCCTCATCTTCAAGAGCAGCATATCGTGTATACGACTGGCACGGACAAACGAGTATCCTGGCCCGGAAAACGTGCCGAGTACAAGCATGAATACGTTCAACCACCAGCTGCACACTCTCGAGACCATCAAAAGTGGGTGGTCGCTAATCCTGTGCATCAATATAG GCAGAGCCAGGTAGTAGGTACGGCGGCTCATCCGGGTCATACTCACAGTCATCATGGGCATCCGGCTCATCTGAGTCCAGGCGGCAGTGGTGGCGGTAGAAGTCCCGCCGGGAGCTCTGTGATAGGAAGTGCCCAGCATTTGGGACAACCTCTCTATCAGGAATACGCTCACGTGCGCTCGAGAGCTCACGCGGTGCCACCTCCCGTGTATGTTACCGCCGCGCCTTCGCAGGCTGCTACCGCTATCCAGCAACAACAAGTGCCCACCTATCAAGGCTTTACACCCGG CTCGTCTCCATTAACGTTGTATGATTCTAGTCGAGCGTTGCCACCGCCAGCTCATCACAGCTCGGCCAGACCATTACTGGCAAGTCACGCAGCACATCCGTTGCCTGCGCATATGCAGCCTACAGCTGTTTATGGATTGGCCCCGCTATCGCCAGCCAAACACCAATATCAACCTTCCGGTTTATGGTTTACCGAATAG
- the Hipk gene encoding uncharacterized protein Hipk isoform X1, with product MYDMFIQTQQTSSVNGSSSSSSSSSSNNTVHHHSKKRKLDYNVSQPVIQHALVQSTSDYQLDNTGLQQRYSVNGANTAFSSLHNNNALQKSSPNQQTLVRASTIKLLDTYQRCGQKRKTWSREGNGDGLAVHSANATNAVGSTVVSQHHTQQQQQQLQQQQQQQQHNKQTSMTAHSKQVANAANGNGGGSNPQGDGDYHLVQHEVLYSMTNQYEVLEFLGRGTFGQVVKCWKKGTNEIVAIKILKNHPSYARQGQIEVSILSRLSQENADEFNFVRAYECFQHKSHTCLVFEMLEQNLYDFLKQNKFSPLPLKYIRPILQQVLTALLKLKQLGLIHADLKPENIMLVDPHRQPYRVKVIDFGSASHVSKAVCNTYLQSRYYRAPEIILGLPYCEAIDMWSLGCVVAELFLGWPLYPGSSEYDQIRYISQTQGLPTEHMLNNASKTTKFFYRDMDSTYPFWRLKTPEEHEAETGIKSKEARKYIFNCLDDIGQVNVPTDLDGGQLLPEKADRREFIDLLKRMLTMDQVERRITPGEALNHAFVTLAHLVDYAHCNNVKASVQMMEVCRRAGDFTASPAHHQAPPAPQPPPTSLVANFVPTTNGSAVTLTFNNQLTNQVQRLVREHRTAQTGYDNLYQIYSNSSRRATQYSGSSSGSNSGRNGVHDFPHQLVPSILCPPPGYQTMPSPAKHVVVAQPPQPQQAPLQIQPSIISQQAVAAAAAAAQQQYAAVPVSMVETGRQMLLTNAVQTSWPGGSRQMAAIVPSWQQLPPQHAAIQQPLLSDAGDWGRPLIVDSSAILQDQRPVFPVTEVYNASALVEHPSQSWGKRTVTKHHHHVTVPQQTQHRHEHKKETQQLSPVKKRVKESTPPSSMRRHSPTSSSHWQEQPVQSHHHSSKHSSSSHNVEHQPIVSVRQQTITIDDTPSPAVSVITISDSEDEAPGKCCGDRQCSACQSLATRLSGDGRPVREEVIRSTQSTPRVVQIQQSTHTSSQQHTNGHVSHSSSSSSHRTQRKNVISCVTVGDSDGEASPSRTHAHLYQHIPQHPQHQQTTQLIKHEPQQQHHVSSSSSGYSSQSQKKRLLAKVQSECNMVNVATKPEPGVEYLAPHPCHAPACKEPPTYQDDVYDMHDHFLQYVTTSSAHPHLQEQHIVYTTGTDKRVSWPGKRAEYKHEYVQPPAAHSRDHQKWVVANPVHQYRQSQVVGTAAHPGHTHSHHGHPAHLSPGGSGGGRSPAGSSVIGSAQHLGQPLYQEYAHVRSRAHAVPPPVYVTAAPSQAATAIQQQQVPTYQGFTPGSSPLTLYDSSRALPPPAHHSSARPLLASHAAHPLPAHMQPTAVYGLAPLSPAKHQYQPSGLWFTE from the exons ATGTATGACATGTTCATCCAAACACAGCAGACGAGTAGCGTCAacggcagcagcagcagcagcagcagcagcagcagtaaCAACACCGTTCACCACCACAGCAAGAAACGCAAGTTGGACTACAACGTTAGCCAGCCGGTAATCCAGCACGCATTGGTCCAATCGACCAGCGACTACCAATTGGACAATACCGGTCTGCAACAACGATACTCCGTGAACGGTGCTAATACCGCATTTAGCTCGCTGCACAACAATAATGCGCTGCAGAAGAGTAGTCCGAACCAGCAGACCCTGGTACGAGCCTCGACGATCAAGCTCTTAGACACGTACCAACGCTGTGGCCAGAAG AGAAAAACTTGGTCGAGGGAGGGTAATGGTGACGGCCTGGCAGTCCACTCCGCCAACGCGACGAATGCGGTGGGTAGTACTGTAGTGTCGCAGCACCATACCcaacagcaacaacagcagctgcaacaacaacagcagcagcaacagcacaACAAGCAGACGAGTATGACAGCGCATAGCAAGCAAGTGGCCAATGCGGCCAACGGAAACGGCGGTGGCAGCAATCCCCAAGGGGACGGGGATTATCATTTGGTGCAGCATGAGGTCCTATATTCCATGACCAACCAGTACGAAGTTCTCGAATTTCTTGGCAGAGGTACTTTCGGGCAG GTTGTAAAATGTTGGAAAAAAGGAACGAATGAAATAGTAgccattaaaattctaaagaaCCATCCATCGTACGCGCGCCAGGGTCAGATTGAG GTCTCCATCCTGTCTCGACTTAGTCAGGAAAATGCGGATGAGTTCAATTTCGTGCGCGCCTATGAATGCTTCCAACACAAGTCACACACCTGCTTGGTATTTGAAATGTTGGAGCAAAATCTCTACGATTTCTTGAAGCAGAATAAATTCTCCCCTCTACCCCTCAAATACATCAGGCCCATTCTCCAACAAGTATTGACCGCGCTGTTAAAATTAAAG CAATTAGGATTGATACATGCTGATTTGAAACCGGAGAACATTATGCTAGTAGATCCACATCGTCAACCGTATCGAGTGAAGGTCATCGATTTCGGATCAGCCTCGCATGTGTCTAAAGCCGTCTGTAACACCTACCTGCAGTCACGATACTACCGCGCGCCCGAGATCATACTGGGACTTCCGTATTGTGAAGCGATAGATATGTGGTCGCTCGGCTGTGTAGTTGCAGAATTGTTTTTGGGATGGCCTTTATACCCGGGTAGTTCCGAGTACGATCAAATTCGATATATAAGTCAAACGCAGGGCCTACCGACGGAACATATGTTGAACAACGCTAGTAAAACAACCAAATTCTTTTATCGGGACATGGACA gtaCATATCCATTTTGGCGGTTAAAGACACCAGAAGAACACGAAGCGGAGACTGGTATCAAATCCAAGGAAGcgaggaaatatatttttaattgcctTGACGATATCGGTCAGGTTAATGTACCGACTGATTTAGATGGCGGTCAACTCTTGCCAGAGAAAGCTGATAGGAGAGAGTTCATTGACCTCTTGAAGAGGATGCTTACAATGGACCAGGTA GAGCGCCGTATAACACCCGGCGAGGCACTGAACCATGCATTTGTCACTCTGGCACACTTAGTCGATTACGCTCACTGTAACAACGTCAAAGCTTCCGTCCAGATGATGGAGGTTTGTAGGCGCGCGGGAGATTTTACCGCGAGTCCTGCACATCATCAGGCTCCACCGGCGCCTCAACCACCTCCAACGTCTTTAGTAGCCAATTTTGTACCTACCACGAATGGCAGTGCGGTGACTCTCACCTTCAACAATCAATTGACCAATCAAGTGCAGCGATTAGTCAGAGAGCATCGCACCGCACAAACAGGATACGACAATCtg tatcaaatatatagtaaCAGCAGTAGACGAGCGACACAGTACAGCGGGTCGTCTAGCGGATCCAACAGTGGGCGAAATGGAGTGCACGACTTTCCGCACCAACTGGTGCCTAGTATATTGTGTCCACCGCCCGGATACCAGACGATGCCGAGTCCTGCAAAGCATGTAGTTGTTGCtcag CCACCGCAACCGCAACAAGCCCCTTTGCAGATTCAACCATCGATTATATCGCAGCAAGCCGTGGCCGCGGCAGCTGCAGCTGCTCAACAACAATACGCTGCGGTTCCTGTGTCTATGGTCGAAACTGGTCGACAAATGTTGCTTACT AATGCTGTGCAGACATCTTGGCCTGGTGGAAGTCGTCAAATGGCTGCGATCGTACCATCGTGGCAGCAATTGCCTCCGCAGCACGCAGCCATACAACAACCACTGCTCAGCGATGCTGGTGATTGGGGAAGGCCTCTTATCGTCGATAGCTCTGCTATTCTACAG GATCAGCGGCCGGTATTTCCTGTCACGGAGGTTTACAATGCTAGCGCACTCGTCGAGCATCCTTCGCAGAGCTGGGGCAAACGTACTGTCACTAAACATCATCATCATGTTACGGTACCACAGCAGACTCAACATAGACATGAACATAAGAAAGAGACGCAACAATTGAGTCCGGTGAAGAAGAGAGTTAAAGAGAGCACACCACCTAGTAGCATGCGACGACACTCGCCGACGTCGAGCAGTCATTGGCAGGAGCAGCCAGTGCAATCCCATCATCATAGTAGCAAGCACAGCAGTAGTAGTCACAATGTGGAGCATCAACCAATCGTTTCCGTGCGACAACAGACCATTACAATCGATGACACGCCTTCACCAGCCGTTTCCGTTATCACGATTAGTGATAGTGAAGATGAGGCGCCTGGAAAATG CTGCGGAGACCGTCAGTGCAGCGCCTGTCAAAGTTTGGCAACTCGCCTGTCGGGCGACGGACGTCCTGTCCGTGAAGAAGTCATACGAAg CACTCAGTCAACGCCGCGCGTTGTACAAATACAGCAGTCAACACACACGAGTAGTCAACAACACACGAACGGGCACGTTTCGCATAGCAGCAGTTCGTCGTCACATCGAACGCAACGTAAGAATGTCATCAGCTGTGTCACAGTAGGTGATAGCGACGGTGAAGCTAGTCCAAGCCGTACACATGCTCATTTATATCAACATATACCGCAACATCCGCAGCATCAACAGACCACACAGTTGATCAAGCATGAGCCGCAACAGCAACATCACGTTAGCAG cAGTAGCTCGGGATACTCTTCTCAGTCACAGAAAAAGCGGTTGTTGGCAAAGGTGCAATCCGAATGCAACATGGTGAACGTTGCGACAAAACCGGAACCCGGTGTCGAGTATCTTGCTCCACATCCGTGTCACGCGCCAGCTTGCAAAGAACCACCGACCTATCag gATGACGTCTATGACATGCATGACCACTTCTTGCAGTATGTGACCACGAGTAGTGCGCATCCTCATCTTCAAGAGCAGCATATCGTGTATACGACTGGCACGGACAAACGAGTATCCTGGCCCGGAAAACGTGCCGAGTACAAGCATGAATACGTTCAACCACCAGCTGCACACTCTCGAGACCATCAAAAGTGGGTGGTCGCTAATCCTGTGCATCAATATAG GCAGAGCCAGGTAGTAGGTACGGCGGCTCATCCGGGTCATACTCACAGTCATCATGGGCATCCGGCTCATCTGAGTCCAGGCGGCAGTGGTGGCGGTAGAAGTCCCGCCGGGAGCTCTGTGATAGGAAGTGCCCAGCATTTGGGACAACCTCTCTATCAGGAATACGCTCACGTGCGCTCGAGAGCTCACGCGGTGCCACCTCCCGTGTATGTTACCGCCGCGCCTTCGCAGGCTGCTACCGCTATCCAGCAACAACAAGTGCCCACCTATCAAGGCTTTACACCCGG CTCGTCTCCATTAACGTTGTATGATTCTAGTCGAGCGTTGCCACCGCCAGCTCATCACAGCTCGGCCAGACCATTACTGGCAAGTCACGCAGCACATCCGTTGCCTGCGCATATGCAGCCTACAGCTGTTTATGGATTGGCCCCGCTATCGCCAGCCAAACACCAATATCAACCTTCCGGTTTATGGTTTACCGAATAG